One Thalassotalea sediminis DNA segment encodes these proteins:
- a CDS encoding efflux RND transporter permease subunit, producing MSRFFIDRPIFAWVLAIVVMLAGILAIKSLPVAQYPSIAPPAISIQASYPGASARTLEDTVTQVIEQKMKGLDGLLYMSSTSESNGAATLTLTFDADTDPDIAQVQVQNKLSLATPLLPEEVQRQGVSVAKSARNFLMVVGFVSEDGSMNNIDIGDYVSSNIQDIISRVNGVGEVQLFGSQYAMRIWLKPAMLHKYQLTPSDISAAIQAQNAQVSAGQLGALPAVSGQQLNATVTAQSRLQTPEQFRNIFVKTNPDGSVVKLADVATVELGGENYGVVARYNGKPATGLGIKLASGANALDTAEGVKTALAELEDFFPDGLISVVPYDTTPFVSLSIEKVVSTLIEAVVLVFLVMYLFLQNFRATLIPTIAVPVVLLGTFAILQLFGFSINTLTMFAMVLAIGLLVDDAIVVVENVERVMTEEKLSPLEATRKSMDEIKGALVGIAMVLSAVFIPMAFFAGSTGVIYRQFSITLVTAMSLSVLVALILTPALCATMLKPSHVHNDHSLIGRFFNGFNRGFDRTNGGAQGFVSRMIKQSKRYLLCYGLIVGGMIYIFSQLPSAFLPNEDQGILFNQVSLPAGSTTEQTLEVVKKMERHFLEDQSDAVRSIFSVAGFSFAGSGQNAAIGFVGLKHWDERQSPALSVGAVAGKAMGYFSTIKEAFVFAFPPPAVIELGTANGFTFYLQDRVGLGHEKLLNARNMFLGMAAQSPVLAGVRPNGLEDKPELQLDIDLAKAEALGIKQADINSTLATAWGGRYVNDFIDRGRVKKVYVQGVPESRMVPEDIEQWYVRNSGGEMVPFTSFANAYWTYGSPRLERYNGLSAMEIQGSAAPGFSTGQAMAEVEKLVNQLPPGIAYEWTGISYEERLSGGQAPLLYALSLLVVFLCLAALYESWSVPAAVMLIVPLGVFGAAVAALTANLSNDIYLQVGLLTTIGLASKNAILIVEFAIHKMDEGMPLVDAAINAVRLRLRPIIMTSMAFVCGVLPLAIASSAGSGAQNALGISVIGGTLASSILVVIFVPMFFVLVRRVFPGKQKLSIQK from the coding sequence ATGTCTCGATTTTTTATTGATAGGCCCATTTTTGCATGGGTTTTAGCGATAGTGGTGATGCTAGCAGGTATATTAGCGATCAAAAGTTTACCTGTTGCACAGTACCCATCAATTGCACCACCAGCAATTAGCATTCAAGCAAGTTACCCAGGTGCATCAGCTCGTACGCTAGAAGATACGGTAACACAAGTTATAGAGCAAAAGATGAAGGGCCTTGATGGCTTATTGTATATGTCTTCAACCTCTGAATCTAACGGTGCTGCTACTTTAACTCTTACTTTTGATGCTGATACCGACCCTGATATTGCACAGGTGCAAGTTCAAAACAAGCTATCATTAGCGACACCGCTTTTACCTGAAGAGGTGCAACGCCAAGGGGTTTCAGTAGCAAAGTCAGCTAGAAACTTTTTGATGGTTGTAGGTTTTGTCTCTGAAGATGGCAGCATGAATAATATTGATATTGGTGATTATGTGTCGTCAAATATTCAAGATATTATTTCCCGCGTTAATGGCGTTGGTGAGGTTCAGCTATTCGGCTCACAATATGCAATGAGAATATGGTTAAAGCCTGCCATGTTGCATAAATATCAGTTAACACCCAGTGATATTAGCGCCGCTATACAAGCTCAAAATGCACAAGTTTCAGCTGGACAGTTAGGTGCTTTACCTGCGGTGTCAGGTCAACAGCTAAACGCAACGGTTACCGCACAAAGTCGATTACAAACCCCAGAACAGTTTCGAAATATTTTTGTAAAAACTAATCCTGATGGTTCCGTGGTTAAACTTGCTGATGTCGCTACTGTCGAATTAGGCGGAGAAAACTATGGCGTTGTCGCACGTTATAACGGTAAGCCTGCAACAGGATTAGGGATTAAATTAGCGAGTGGTGCAAATGCCCTTGATACAGCAGAAGGTGTAAAAACAGCGTTAGCTGAACTCGAAGACTTTTTTCCAGATGGCCTAATATCTGTTGTGCCATACGATACAACACCGTTTGTGTCATTATCGATTGAAAAAGTAGTCAGCACACTCATTGAAGCTGTTGTGTTAGTTTTTCTAGTGATGTATCTATTTTTACAAAATTTCCGTGCAACCTTGATCCCTACAATTGCAGTACCTGTTGTTTTATTAGGTACGTTTGCCATTCTTCAGTTGTTTGGTTTTTCAATCAATACCTTGACCATGTTTGCAATGGTTTTAGCGATAGGTTTACTTGTTGATGATGCGATCGTCGTTGTTGAAAACGTTGAACGAGTCATGACTGAAGAAAAGTTATCACCGCTTGAAGCGACGCGTAAATCAATGGATGAAATTAAAGGAGCACTTGTTGGTATTGCGATGGTACTTTCAGCCGTCTTTATTCCTATGGCGTTTTTTGCTGGCTCGACAGGGGTAATTTATCGACAATTTTCTATAACGCTTGTTACCGCAATGAGCTTATCAGTGTTAGTGGCGCTTATATTAACTCCTGCTTTATGCGCAACAATGTTAAAGCCAAGCCATGTGCATAATGATCACTCTTTAATAGGGCGATTCTTCAATGGCTTTAACCGTGGTTTTGATAGAACAAATGGCGGAGCTCAAGGCTTTGTTAGTCGAATGATTAAGCAGAGTAAACGCTATTTATTGTGTTACGGTTTAATTGTTGGCGGTATGATTTATATCTTTTCTCAATTACCATCGGCATTTTTACCGAATGAAGATCAAGGGATTCTGTTTAACCAAGTGAGCTTACCAGCAGGATCGACTACCGAGCAAACGTTAGAAGTTGTTAAGAAAATGGAGCGTCATTTTTTAGAAGATCAATCAGATGCTGTGCGCTCAATTTTTAGTGTTGCAGGCTTTAGTTTTGCTGGTTCTGGACAAAATGCTGCTATTGGTTTTGTTGGACTTAAACATTGGGATGAGCGTCAAAGCCCCGCACTTTCTGTTGGTGCAGTAGCAGGTAAAGCCATGGGGTACTTTTCGACAATTAAAGAGGCGTTTGTTTTTGCTTTTCCACCACCAGCGGTCATTGAATTAGGTACCGCAAATGGCTTTACATTTTACTTGCAAGATCGTGTCGGCTTAGGGCATGAAAAGTTACTCAATGCACGTAATATGTTCCTCGGAATGGCGGCTCAAAGCCCAGTATTAGCAGGAGTTCGTCCTAATGGTTTGGAAGATAAACCTGAACTACAATTGGATATAGACCTTGCAAAAGCGGAAGCACTTGGTATTAAACAAGCTGATATTAACAGTACGTTAGCCACTGCGTGGGGTGGACGCTATGTTAATGACTTTATTGATCGTGGCCGTGTTAAGAAAGTTTATGTTCAAGGTGTGCCAGAGTCACGTATGGTGCCTGAAGACATTGAACAATGGTATGTACGCAATAGTGGTGGAGAAATGGTACCTTTTACAAGCTTTGCAAACGCCTATTGGACATATGGCTCTCCTCGACTCGAGCGATATAACGGTTTATCGGCAATGGAAATCCAAGGTTCCGCTGCGCCAGGGTTCAGCACTGGTCAAGCAATGGCAGAGGTTGAAAAGTTAGTTAATCAGTTACCTCCTGGTATTGCTTATGAATGGACGGGGATCTCTTACGAGGAACGTTTAAGTGGTGGTCAAGCCCCATTATTGTATGCTTTGTCATTACTAGTGGTATTCCTTTGCTTAGCAGCATTATATGAAAGTTGGTCTGTACCTGCTGCTGTTATGCTAATTGTGCCATTAGGGGTCTTTGGTGCTGCGGTAGCAGCCTTGACGGCAAACTTATCAAATGACATATACCTTCAAGTAGGGTTATTAACAACAATAGGGTTAGCATCAAAAAACGCAATTTTAATTGTTGAATTTGCCATTCATAAAATGGATGAGGGTATGCCACTTGTTGATGCTGCAATAAATGCTGTTCGTTTGCGTTTGCGCCCAATAATAATGACCTCAATGGCATTTGTGTGCGGTGTATTGCCTTTGGCTATTGCATCAAGTGCTGGCTCTGGTGCTCAGAATGCGTTGGGTATTTCTGTAATTGGTGGTACTTTAGCGTCATCAATACTCGTGGTTATTTTTGTTCCGATGTTTTTTGTCCTTGTTCGAAGGGTATTCCCAGGGAAACAAAAACTGTCGATTCAGAAATAG
- a CDS encoding TetR/AcrR family transcriptional regulator, translated as MNPKNKRHTDPALAETRRNQVLCAAAECFKRKGYHGAGMAEISKTAGMSAGHIYNYFKSKDDIIESIIQRDMEETISLFQEFEEQPGDLVTILVDGLDAGVERHTDTECKALSLEMLSEAARNEKIANLLQQADTQSRDRMRNLLVGERGSLKASTEREINARIEVMFSMIGGLLLRRILNPNIDKEGLLIALRPAMKTLLLPFE; from the coding sequence ATGAATCCAAAAAATAAAAGGCACACAGATCCAGCATTAGCAGAAACAAGAAGGAATCAAGTGCTATGCGCAGCAGCGGAATGCTTTAAACGTAAAGGCTATCATGGCGCAGGAATGGCGGAAATTTCAAAAACAGCAGGGATGAGCGCTGGCCATATATATAATTACTTTAAAAGTAAGGATGATATTATTGAATCTATTATTCAGCGTGATATGGAAGAAACTATCTCGTTGTTTCAAGAGTTTGAAGAACAGCCTGGAGACCTTGTTACTATACTTGTAGATGGGCTTGATGCAGGTGTTGAACGTCACACGGATACGGAATGTAAAGCTCTTAGCTTAGAAATGCTATCCGAAGCTGCTCGTAATGAGAAAATTGCCAATTTACTGCAACAAGCTGATACCCAATCAAGAGATCGTATGCGTAATTTGTTGGTTGGAGAGCGAGGTTCACTCAAAGCGTCAACAGAGCGAGAAATCAACGCGCGTATTGAAGTGATGTTTTCAATGATAGGGGGGTTATTATTGCGTCGAATACTCAATCCTAATATCGATAAAGAAGGGTTATTAATTGCACTGCGTCCTGCAATGAAAACACTGTTGTTGCCGTTTGAGTAA
- a CDS encoding RNA polymerase sigma factor: MSNTSSNSITHDDLNLLVAKAKTGDQNAFNLLVNRLTNTVCAIALAITKDIDDSSDISQQVFIKMWQQLDKLNNNESLLPWLRQVTRFTALNYLRDQRIVKRQSIEEKNLEQLLHHVCEKTDTHDDQLIKDQQNQLLAQLLDQLPDESREIVILYYREGNDSKKVASLLGLQETTVRKRLQRARTFLKDNILDKYGKVLLATSPIGLATFFASTAMTSAPVAASTLTYSATAKNTHWLSKLVYFLGGAAIGGLIAVIANALAMNKMMKHIDNASDMKQLKKIRFRSTVLIIITSLLFSFSYVASNGWLLPIATYLLFISGLVVHINAANKISFRNLARLAQTDEAAGVKLSRAKICSKVGLLIGVGGGSSGLLYGLYSSGRFLQIF; this comes from the coding sequence ATGAGTAACACTTCAAGCAACAGCATTACGCATGATGACCTTAACCTATTAGTAGCCAAAGCGAAAACAGGTGATCAAAATGCCTTTAATTTATTAGTAAATAGATTGACCAATACCGTCTGTGCAATTGCTTTAGCTATCACTAAAGATATCGACGATAGTAGTGATATTAGTCAACAAGTATTTATAAAGATGTGGCAACAGTTAGATAAATTGAATAACAATGAAAGTTTATTGCCATGGCTACGGCAAGTAACGCGGTTTACAGCGCTCAATTATCTGAGAGATCAACGTATCGTAAAGCGACAATCCATTGAAGAAAAAAATTTAGAACAATTGTTGCATCATGTATGTGAAAAAACGGATACACACGATGATCAATTAATCAAAGATCAACAGAATCAACTCCTAGCGCAACTATTAGATCAATTACCTGATGAAAGCAGAGAAATTGTTATTTTATATTATAGAGAAGGAAACGATAGCAAAAAAGTAGCAAGTCTCTTAGGGTTACAAGAAACAACGGTACGAAAAAGATTGCAACGCGCACGCACATTTTTAAAAGATAATATTTTGGATAAGTACGGTAAAGTATTATTAGCAACATCGCCCATTGGCTTGGCAACGTTTTTTGCAAGCACCGCCATGACATCAGCTCCAGTTGCAGCAAGTACACTTACTTATTCTGCCACAGCTAAAAACACGCATTGGTTAAGCAAACTAGTTTATTTTTTAGGTGGTGCGGCCATTGGCGGGTTGATCGCGGTAATTGCCAATGCCTTAGCAATGAATAAAATGATGAAACATATTGATAATGCAAGCGATATGAAACAGCTGAAAAAAATTAGGTTTCGCAGTACAGTATTGATCATTATTACGAGCTTATTATTTAGCTTTAGTTATGTCGCCTCTAATGGTTGGTTACTGCCAATTGCTACCTATTTGCTCTTTATTTCGGGTTTAGTGGTTCATATAAATGCCGCCAATAAAATTAGCTTTAGAAACTTAGCACGTCTAGCTCAAACTGATGAAGCAGCGGGAGTAAAGCTGAGTCGAGCGAAAATTTGTAGTAAAGTAGGCTTATTAATTGGCGTAGGTGGCGGTTCCTCTGGGTTGTTATACGGCCTCTATTCAAGTGGTCGTTTTTTACAAATTTTCTAG
- a CDS encoding alpha/beta fold hydrolase, with protein sequence MNAINIVALTLLLLLTNVVHGSCLKTKVTGEGQAILLMPGFLSDESVWQNVATELAKDFQVHQLSIAGFGKNKPCKHADDIFQHVFTELSHYVNSPALKQPVFIGHSMGGLMAYQLALTPHKTLKAAISVDGLPFIGPVFTRTNDTTIEDIAFQATSISHLYRHATPERLAQISRQGIAIQTTQKDKYQHIIDMAKSSDPITASSAIKTVMTMDLRENIAKLTTPMLLIGAAGGFNDTSQQRAVKNLYAAQLGGNAMATIVMNNKGRHFLMWDQPKWLINTIKDYIKEQS encoded by the coding sequence ATGAACGCAATAAATATCGTAGCACTCACGTTACTGCTATTATTAACAAATGTTGTACATGGCAGTTGCCTAAAGACTAAAGTTACCGGTGAAGGCCAAGCAATATTGCTTATGCCTGGATTTCTGAGTGATGAATCTGTTTGGCAGAACGTAGCAACTGAGCTTGCTAAAGATTTTCAAGTACACCAATTATCCATTGCGGGGTTTGGCAAGAATAAACCATGTAAACACGCTGACGATATTTTTCAACACGTTTTCACTGAGCTTAGCCATTATGTAAATAGCCCCGCTCTCAAACAACCTGTATTTATTGGTCATAGTATGGGTGGTTTAATGGCCTATCAACTCGCTTTAACACCTCATAAAACGCTAAAGGCCGCAATTTCAGTTGATGGACTTCCCTTTATTGGCCCCGTTTTCACTCGAACAAATGATACGACTATTGAAGATATAGCTTTCCAAGCCACATCGATTAGCCACCTGTATCGTCACGCGACGCCTGAACGCCTCGCTCAAATATCACGGCAAGGCATTGCAATTCAAACAACTCAAAAAGACAAATATCAACATATCATTGATATGGCAAAAAGCTCAGATCCAATCACTGCCAGTAGTGCAATAAAAACGGTTATGACTATGGATTTAAGAGAAAATATAGCAAAACTTACGACACCTATGTTATTAATTGGGGCTGCAGGTGGTTTTAACGATACGAGTCAACAGCGCGCGGTAAAAAACCTCTATGCAGCGCAATTAGGTGGCAATGCAATGGCAACAATTGTGATGAACAACAAAGGACGTCATTTTCTAATGTGGGATCAACCTAAATGGCTTATTAACACGATTAAAGATTACATCAAGGAGCAATCATGA
- a CDS encoding efflux RND transporter periplasmic adaptor subunit, whose translation MSLKKIYTGYCLVFLSSAVFSLQSSAKETAHEHESVKAHDTAILLDRKQQQLANIRIETVNARKHIRTIYAPGEVKVNGYKSYVVSPRTDSVIINRHAILGQHVDVGQKLVTLFSEAMAQAQAEYLIASTEWQRVQKLDGKNISDSQRLRNEINFNAAYGKLIALGLTEQAIANISTVNTARLGQYSLIAKKSGVVLKDDFSQGQRIDAGETIMVLADEAQLWVEAKLSPTKELALDLGSVARVKLGQRGYLASIIQESHTIDPVTRTQIVRLSVNNKDDALHPGMFVDVNFQIETNEQLVAVPDEALIRKQDGSWIVYVEKQQGQFLATPVTLGSKFGELREVNGITSGSRVVTQGAFFVAAERMKSGFDPHNH comes from the coding sequence ATGTCTTTAAAGAAGATTTATACAGGCTATTGCCTGGTATTTTTATCGTCTGCTGTTTTCTCATTGCAAAGTAGTGCAAAAGAAACAGCACATGAACATGAGTCAGTAAAAGCACATGACACGGCAATTCTACTCGACAGAAAACAACAGCAACTTGCAAATATACGTATAGAAACGGTTAATGCGCGAAAGCATATACGTACTATCTACGCACCAGGAGAAGTTAAAGTAAATGGTTATAAAAGTTATGTCGTTTCGCCCCGCACTGACTCTGTCATTATTAATCGCCATGCGATTTTAGGTCAGCATGTCGATGTAGGACAAAAGCTTGTCACTTTATTTAGTGAAGCAATGGCGCAAGCTCAAGCCGAATATTTGATTGCGTCAACTGAATGGCAACGTGTTCAAAAACTTGACGGCAAAAATATTAGTGATAGCCAACGTTTACGCAATGAAATCAATTTCAATGCGGCTTACGGAAAATTAATTGCATTAGGGTTAACGGAGCAAGCGATTGCTAATATTTCAACGGTTAACACGGCAAGGCTAGGACAGTACTCGTTAATTGCTAAAAAATCTGGCGTTGTTTTAAAAGATGATTTTTCACAGGGACAACGTATTGATGCAGGTGAAACGATTATGGTGTTGGCTGATGAAGCTCAGTTATGGGTTGAAGCAAAACTATCACCTACAAAAGAGCTTGCACTAGATCTAGGATCGGTCGCTCGCGTTAAATTAGGTCAGCGTGGTTATTTAGCGAGCATTATTCAAGAGTCTCACACCATTGATCCTGTCACACGCACGCAGATTGTTCGTTTGTCCGTTAACAATAAAGATGATGCACTTCATCCAGGTATGTTTGTTGATGTTAATTTTCAAATTGAAACGAATGAACAACTAGTGGCAGTGCCAGACGAAGCCTTGATCAGAAAGCAAGATGGCAGTTGGATTGTTTACGTTGAAAAGCAACAAGGTCAGTTTTTAGCTACGCCTGTAACATTAGGAAGCAAGTTTGGCGAACTACGGGAAGTTAATGGGATTACATCAGGTAGTCGAGTGGTAACTCAAGGTGCCTTTTTTGTTGCTGCAGAACGTATGAAAAGCGGTTTTGACCCACATAACCACTAA
- a CDS encoding efflux RND transporter permease subunit, with translation MFNILINGMLKNRILVVITLIITIVAALMILPKLNLDAFPEVTNVQVVVNTEAPGLAAEEVEQLITYPIEAVMYALPDVAQVRSISKTGLSGVTVVFKEGTDIYFARQLVFERLQTAKALIPEGIGAPEMGPNTSGLGQIYQYLLLADKSANYDAMTLRSLNDWVVKLLIMPVDGVTDVLSFGGSVKQYQVNLNPNKLLSFALTQQQVIDALQSNNTNVGGWYIARGQEQLAIRGTGWFASGEQGIEQIKKVPLKTIDGTVVTLADVANVEFGSEIRQGAVTMTRRGDHGEIESMGEVVTGIVLKRIGANSNATIGGITERVDIINQALPKGVRFEPFYDQGELIKNAVMTVIKSLAIAFVFISIVLLLFLMDLSATFLVLISIPISIAVALMAMSLMGMSANLMSLGGIAIAIGMLVDGSVVMIENIVKRLTALEHHKTSQQLTSNIVRQTIEIAAKEVARPIFFASAIILVVFAPIFSFEGVEAKLFQPMAISIMIAVVFATCVALFVMPALASLVMRRRHTSSVNNMMKQITTLYKRALTYALLRVKTIVGVAGLALIAACLLYQKLGTEFVPALEEGTINLRVTLAPSASLNTALDVATMLEKKLMQFPEVTYALSRIGRAEIGGDPEPVNNIEIYIGLKPVAQWTTAKKREALQVKIEESLAQFPGLLFNFSQPIATRVDELLSGVKAQLAIKLFGPDLTILAQKGREIEFAIKQIAGTRDVAMEQITGEAQLVITPNRQALSRFGLSVASVMDVVSKGVGGTQAGQIITGNERYDIYVRLDKPYRSNTEAIADIRIQSSSGAWVRLGDVAVISYESGVPQIRRDDVQRRVVIQTNVQGRDMGSVVKEIKQTIDQNIQLPAGYTVSMGGQFESQQRAQKRLSLVIPLSLTLIAILLYFAFGSIGQAMLILLNVPLAVIGGVFSLYLSGQYLSVPSAVGFITLFGVAVLNGVVMVESINQQLTSTKDISSAVIDGASSRFRPVMMTAITSALGLIPMLMSTGIGAEIQRPLASVVVGGLLTSTLLTLVILPVLYRRFSRAKIAKLKGESNA, from the coding sequence ATGTTTAATATACTGATAAATGGCATGCTGAAAAATAGAATACTTGTCGTTATTACCTTAATAATTACGATTGTCGCAGCGTTGATGATCTTACCTAAGTTAAATTTAGACGCTTTTCCTGAGGTAACGAATGTTCAAGTTGTTGTAAACACTGAAGCGCCTGGGCTTGCAGCTGAAGAAGTGGAGCAATTAATCACATATCCAATAGAAGCGGTTATGTATGCGTTGCCAGATGTTGCACAAGTGCGCTCCATTTCTAAAACTGGCCTTTCTGGCGTAACAGTCGTATTTAAAGAAGGAACAGATATTTATTTTGCAAGACAGTTAGTCTTTGAGCGTTTGCAAACAGCTAAGGCACTAATTCCTGAAGGTATTGGTGCCCCTGAAATGGGACCCAATACCTCGGGGCTTGGTCAAATATATCAATATTTACTGTTAGCCGATAAAAGCGCCAATTACGATGCGATGACCTTACGAAGTTTAAATGACTGGGTCGTAAAACTGTTGATTATGCCTGTTGATGGTGTAACGGATGTGCTGTCTTTTGGGGGTAGTGTTAAACAGTACCAAGTAAATTTAAACCCAAATAAGCTACTCTCTTTTGCATTAACTCAGCAACAGGTTATTGATGCACTTCAAAGCAACAATACCAATGTTGGTGGCTGGTATATAGCGAGAGGACAAGAGCAGTTGGCAATTCGCGGTACTGGCTGGTTTGCAAGCGGTGAACAAGGTATTGAACAGATAAAAAAAGTACCACTTAAAACCATTGATGGCACGGTGGTTACGTTGGCAGATGTTGCTAACGTAGAATTTGGTAGTGAAATTAGACAAGGAGCGGTTACCATGACTCGGCGAGGGGATCATGGTGAAATAGAATCAATGGGTGAAGTCGTCACAGGGATTGTGTTGAAAAGAATTGGGGCTAATTCAAACGCCACAATTGGCGGTATTACTGAACGCGTTGATATTATTAATCAAGCATTGCCAAAAGGGGTTAGGTTTGAGCCCTTTTATGATCAAGGTGAGTTGATTAAAAATGCAGTGATGACGGTTATCAAATCACTAGCAATTGCATTTGTTTTTATCAGTATTGTGCTCCTACTTTTTTTGATGGATCTTTCAGCGACCTTTTTAGTGTTAATTTCTATTCCAATATCGATAGCTGTCGCACTTATGGCAATGTCGTTAATGGGAATGTCGGCAAACTTAATGTCATTAGGGGGTATAGCTATTGCTATTGGTATGCTTGTTGATGGCTCGGTGGTAATGATTGAAAATATTGTTAAGCGTCTTACTGCCCTCGAACACCATAAAACATCACAGCAATTAACAAGTAATATCGTCAGACAAACAATAGAAATAGCGGCCAAAGAAGTGGCAAGGCCGATATTTTTTGCTTCGGCAATTATTCTTGTGGTATTTGCACCAATATTTAGCTTTGAAGGTGTCGAGGCAAAATTATTTCAGCCAATGGCAATTAGCATCATGATTGCGGTGGTCTTTGCTACTTGTGTTGCACTATTTGTCATGCCGGCTTTGGCGAGTTTGGTTATGAGAAGGCGCCACACTTCATCAGTAAACAACATGATGAAACAAATAACAACTCTTTATAAACGTGCGCTGACTTATGCGTTGTTACGTGTCAAAACTATTGTGGGTGTTGCTGGTCTTGCATTAATAGCTGCTTGCTTACTTTACCAAAAACTAGGCACAGAATTTGTTCCCGCCCTTGAAGAAGGAACCATTAACTTGCGCGTTACATTGGCGCCTTCTGCAAGTCTAAATACTGCACTTGACGTAGCTACAATGCTAGAGAAAAAACTTATGCAATTTCCGGAAGTGACATATGCGTTAAGTCGTATAGGTAGAGCAGAAATTGGTGGAGATCCAGAGCCAGTTAATAATATTGAAATTTATATCGGTTTAAAGCCCGTTGCTCAGTGGACTACCGCTAAAAAACGTGAAGCACTTCAAGTAAAGATTGAGGAGTCGTTAGCGCAATTCCCTGGGTTGTTGTTCAACTTCTCACAACCGATTGCAACGAGAGTGGATGAATTGTTATCAGGCGTAAAAGCGCAGTTAGCAATAAAGCTATTTGGCCCTGATTTAACAATATTAGCGCAAAAGGGAAGAGAGATTGAGTTTGCGATTAAACAAATAGCGGGTACAAGAGATGTTGCTATGGAACAAATAACAGGTGAAGCTCAACTTGTTATTACACCTAACAGGCAAGCATTATCGCGATTTGGTTTGTCTGTAGCAAGTGTCATGGATGTTGTTAGTAAAGGGGTTGGAGGCACCCAAGCGGGACAAATTATCACAGGGAATGAACGTTATGATATTTATGTGCGACTTGATAAGCCTTATCGTAGCAATACAGAGGCCATTGCAGACATTCGTATTCAATCATCTAGTGGGGCATGGGTAAGGCTAGGGGACGTTGCTGTTATTAGCTATGAATCTGGTGTTCCTCAAATAAGACGAGACGACGTTCAACGCAGGGTGGTTATTCAGACAAATGTTCAAGGGAGAGATATGGGCTCTGTGGTCAAGGAAATTAAACAAACTATTGACCAGAATATACAGTTGCCTGCGGGATATACTGTCAGTATGGGAGGGCAGTTTGAAAGCCAGCAACGTGCACAAAAAAGGCTATCACTTGTTATCCCATTATCATTAACACTCATCGCAATATTGTTGTATTTTGCATTTGGCTCTATTGGACAAGCAATGTTGATATTACTTAATGTGCCATTAGCAGTGATAGGTGGCGTGTTTTCACTTTACTTGTCAGGCCAATATTTATCAGTACCTAGTGCTGTCGGTTTTATTACCTTGTTTGGCGTTGCGGTGTTAAATGGTGTGGTAATGGTTGAAAGCATTAATCAACAGCTGACATCGACAAAAGATATAAGTAGCGCAGTTATTGATGGCGCCTCATCACGTTTTCGGCCTGTTATGATGACAGCAATCACTTCCGCACTAGGGTTGATCCCGATGTTAATGTCGACTGGCATTGGTGCTGAAATTCAACGGCCTTTGGCAAGTGTCGTTGTTGGAGGGTTATTAACATCGACGCTGTTAACCTTAGTTATACTGCCTGTATTGTATCGACGATTTTCAAGAGCAAAAATCGCAAAGTTGAAGGGTGAGTCAAACGCTTAA